A single window of Thalassomonas viridans DNA harbors:
- the cobO gene encoding cob(I)yrinic acid a,c-diamide adenosyltransferase: protein MANEKDKEQQHKQRMQRTKEKVDAKIENAQQEKGLFIVITGNGKGKSTSGFGTVARAVGHGLNAAVVQYIKGSWACGERELLANAGVEFHVMGTGFTWNTQDKASDIAAANKVWQESKRLLNDPHIDLVLLDELTYMLTYKYLDLDEVIQAIENRPKMQHVIVTGRACHRALIDLADTVSEVRPVKHAFDAGVKAQKGIDW from the coding sequence ATGGCGAACGAAAAAGATAAAGAGCAACAGCATAAGCAAAGGATGCAGCGCACCAAAGAAAAGGTGGATGCGAAAATCGAAAACGCCCAGCAGGAAAAGGGACTGTTTATCGTCATCACCGGCAACGGCAAGGGCAAGTCCACCTCAGGTTTCGGTACGGTTGCCCGCGCCGTGGGTCATGGCTTAAATGCCGCCGTGGTGCAATATATCAAGGGCAGCTGGGCCTGCGGCGAGCGGGAATTGCTGGCTAATGCCGGCGTCGAGTTTCACGTTATGGGCACCGGCTTTACCTGGAACACCCAGGACAAGGCCAGCGATATCGCCGCCGCCAACAAGGTATGGCAGGAAAGCAAACGCCTGCTCAACGATCCCCATATCGACCTGGTGTTGCTGGATGAACTCACCTATATGCTCACCTATAAATACCTGGATCTGGATGAAGTGATCCAGGCCATAGAAAACCGTCCGAAAATGCAGCATGTCATAGTCACCGGCCGCGCCTGCCACCGGGCACTGATAGATCTGGCGGATACCGTCAGCGAAGTACGCCCGGTAAAACACGCCTTTGACGCCGGAGTAAAAGCACAAAAAGGAATCGACTGGTAA
- a CDS encoding YeiH family protein, with translation MSESLPVTVSMLAFVKSHYSGIFVCAVIAVAASALAQRYQAPVMLFALLLGLALHFLYESKGHRPGIDFCSKHVLRIAVALLGVRIAFADIVSLGVMPPLIVVGSMALTVFFGILLARLLGLPKVFGVLSGGAVAVCGVSAAAAISTVLPKKAQQEKFFALTVISITALSTLAMLTYPLITDFLALDDKQAGVFIGGAIHDVAQVVGAGYSVSTQTGDIATYIKLLRVALLLPIVVMIFFAFREKSSSLSGGVTGLVPGFLIAFLLLALANNLGFIPAALAEVIKNVSGGALVLAMVAIGVKTSLKQVVSVGWKPVLLMTFETVFFALLILAGIFATA, from the coding sequence TTGTCAGAAAGTTTGCCGGTAACCGTCTCCATGTTAGCTTTTGTTAAATCCCACTACAGCGGCATTTTTGTCTGCGCCGTTATTGCCGTAGCTGCCAGTGCCCTGGCGCAGCGCTATCAGGCGCCGGTAATGTTGTTTGCCCTTTTGCTTGGCCTGGCGCTGCATTTTTTATATGAGTCAAAAGGGCACAGACCGGGCATAGACTTTTGCAGTAAACATGTGCTGCGTATTGCCGTGGCCCTGCTGGGGGTACGCATTGCCTTTGCCGATATAGTCTCGCTTGGGGTTATGCCGCCGCTGATTGTGGTCGGCAGCATGGCATTAACGGTTTTTTTCGGCATCTTGCTGGCGCGCCTGCTGGGTTTGCCTAAAGTGTTCGGGGTGCTCTCCGGCGGGGCCGTGGCGGTGTGTGGTGTTTCTGCGGCTGCGGCCATTTCCACGGTATTGCCGAAAAAAGCCCAGCAGGAGAAATTTTTTGCCCTGACGGTGATCAGCATTACCGCCCTCAGTACCCTGGCGATGCTGACCTACCCGCTGATCACCGACTTTCTTGCCCTGGACGATAAGCAGGCAGGGGTTTTTATCGGCGGCGCCATCCATGATGTGGCCCAGGTGGTGGGGGCGGGCTATTCGGTTTCCACCCAAACCGGGGATATTGCTACCTATATCAAGTTGCTGCGGGTGGCCTTGCTTCTGCCGATAGTGGTAATGATCTTTTTTGCCTTCCGGGAAAAAAGCTCAAGCTTAAGCGGCGGCGTTACCGGCCTGGTGCCGGGGTTTTTAATCGCGTTTCTCCTGCTGGCGCTGGCAAATAACCTGGGCTTTATTCCCGCCGCCCTGGCGGAGGTGATCAAAAACGTTTCCGGCGGTGCCTTGGTGCTTGCCATGGTGGCGATTGGTGTAAAAACCTCGTTAAAGCAGGTGGTGTCTGTGGGCTGGAAACCGGTTTTGCTGATGACTTTCGAGACGGTCTTTTTTGCTTTGTTGATTCTGGCAGGTATTTTCGCGACTGCTTGA
- a CDS encoding DUF2589 domain-containing protein, translated as MSNKEPFKGLPMEQLIGAPLSAICEGQVMLASATKDYIENVGLDENNQVRMIDFTFQRPMQIEQDDGDISLGVQDVKVSVPFISIVSVPTLQVDSARIDFTMEVKATQYMEEKNSEQTDPQSPPPPKTAMGLSQKSKPTLIGNVTKKESASAATFKVEVSAKQAETPEGLSRLMDILHRHIAPVEIGEPKVLKDNK; from the coding sequence ATGAGCAACAAGGAACCATTTAAAGGCTTGCCAATGGAGCAATTAATCGGCGCACCTTTATCGGCAATCTGTGAAGGCCAGGTGATGCTGGCCAGCGCCACCAAAGACTATATCGAAAATGTCGGCCTGGACGAAAACAACCAGGTGCGCATGATAGATTTTACTTTCCAGCGCCCGATGCAAATAGAGCAAGACGACGGCGACATCAGCCTGGGAGTGCAGGACGTTAAAGTAAGCGTGCCTTTTATCTCGATAGTGTCCGTGCCTACCCTGCAGGTTGACAGCGCCCGCATCGACTTCACCATGGAAGTGAAAGCCACCCAGTATATGGAAGAGAAAAACAGTGAACAGACCGACCCGCAAAGCCCGCCTCCCCCGAAAACCGCCATGGGGCTAAGCCAAAAGAGCAAACCTACCCTGATAGGCAATGTTACCAAAAAAGAAAGCGCCAGCGCCGCCACCTTCAAGGTAGAAGTGAGCGCCAAACAGGCGGAAACCCCGGAAGGCCTGTCCCGGCTGATGGATATTCTTCACCGCCATATCGCCCCGGTAGAAATCGGCGAACCTAAAGTGCTTAAAGACAACAAATAA
- a CDS encoding TonB-dependent receptor domain-containing protein, with protein sequence MKKTLLALSVTSALTSSLAFAAPEAGETQIDETLVVTANRTLENKFDVLAAVDVFDRDAIEEIQPLSVGDLLNRLAGINVVNQGTKANNSSVFVRGANSDHVLILINGVRVGSATLGIKSLASLSLPLIERIEVVRGPRAAQWGSDAIGGVVQIFTRDFASGEGQIGSLYGSDNTWQAYGAIGFGNSEHNYTLSASKESSDGYDVNRANPNNPWEVEQPDEDGYELESVAIRGTSRFTNTYQLEFSSQLEQGDVEFDSSQGDESEFKNHHILLRNHFQLENSNLQLSYANSRDRDITSGNNTTPGLLETRRDQLSGLIQIPLGEASELVAGADWYKEDINSSASSQYAKDKRKTRAFYLTGRHQLDRLKLEASLRRDKVERINSETTYQLGAGYQVNDNLLVAVTHSTAFKAPTFNDLYHPFGGNEDLTSETADNTELLVRYQEDGYSAEVSLYHTDYDDLIEWAPIDPNDPFSVWSPANIDQADIKGIEATLSADLFGTSNSLTLSHTDAENDKTGLQLARRPYFSANYSIHYQGNNWDAAVDINHQGSRYNDASHNQHLGSYTLVNLVINYQLTEQFKLSAKVDNLTDKSYETSLFYPGAERGYSLNLDYRF encoded by the coding sequence ATGAAAAAAACCCTACTCGCACTGAGCGTGACCAGCGCTTTAACTTCTTCCCTGGCTTTTGCCGCCCCTGAAGCAGGTGAAACCCAAATCGACGAAACCCTGGTGGTTACCGCCAACCGGACCCTGGAAAACAAGTTTGACGTACTCGCCGCCGTCGATGTTTTTGACCGCGACGCCATCGAAGAAATCCAGCCGTTATCCGTCGGCGACCTGCTCAACCGCCTCGCCGGCATCAATGTCGTCAACCAGGGCACCAAGGCCAACAACAGTTCGGTCTTTGTCCGCGGCGCCAACAGCGATCATGTGCTCATCCTTATTAACGGCGTCCGGGTCGGCTCTGCCACCTTAGGGATAAAAAGCCTGGCTTCACTGTCCCTGCCGTTAATCGAGCGGATAGAAGTGGTACGCGGGCCACGCGCGGCCCAATGGGGTTCAGATGCCATCGGCGGTGTGGTACAGATCTTCACCCGGGATTTTGCCAGCGGCGAAGGACAAATCGGCAGCCTATACGGCAGTGACAACACCTGGCAGGCCTACGGCGCCATAGGTTTTGGCAACAGCGAGCACAACTATACCTTAAGTGCCTCAAAGGAATCTTCCGACGGTTATGATGTCAACCGCGCCAACCCCAACAACCCGTGGGAAGTGGAGCAGCCGGACGAAGACGGTTATGAGCTGGAATCTGTCGCCATCCGCGGCACCAGCCGGTTCACCAACACTTATCAGCTGGAATTTAGCAGCCAGCTGGAACAGGGCGATGTCGAGTTTGACAGCAGCCAGGGGGATGAAAGCGAGTTCAAGAACCACCACATCCTGCTGCGTAACCACTTCCAGCTGGAAAACAGCAACTTGCAGCTCAGTTATGCCAACTCCAGGGACAGGGACATCACTTCCGGCAATAACACCACGCCGGGCTTGCTGGAAACCCGGCGCGATCAGCTTTCCGGTTTGATACAAATCCCCCTGGGAGAGGCAAGCGAGCTGGTGGCGGGCGCCGACTGGTACAAGGAAGACATCAATAGCTCCGCCAGCAGCCAGTACGCCAAAGACAAACGTAAAACCCGGGCCTTCTACCTGACCGGCCGCCACCAGCTGGACCGGCTCAAACTGGAAGCCTCGTTGCGCCGTGACAAGGTAGAGCGCATTAACAGCGAAACCACCTATCAGCTGGGCGCCGGTTACCAGGTAAACGACAACCTGCTGGTGGCCGTTACCCACAGCACCGCCTTTAAGGCGCCGACTTTCAATGATCTCTACCACCCCTTTGGCGGCAATGAAGATCTGACCTCGGAAACCGCCGACAACACCGAACTCTTGGTCCGTTACCAGGAAGACGGCTACAGCGCGGAAGTCTCCCTTTACCACACCGACTATGACGACCTGATCGAATGGGCCCCCATAGATCCGAATGATCCCTTCAGTGTCTGGTCACCCGCCAATATCGACCAGGCAGACATTAAAGGCATAGAGGCAACCCTGAGCGCAGACTTGTTCGGCACCAGCAACAGCCTGACCTTAAGCCATACCGATGCCGAAAATGACAAGACAGGTTTGCAGCTGGCGCGCCGTCCTTACTTTAGCGCCAACTACAGCATCCACTACCAGGGCAACAACTGGGATGCCGCTGTGGATATCAACCACCAGGGCAGCCGTTATAACGATGCCTCACATAACCAGCACTTGGGCAGCTATACCCTGGTTAATCTGGTGATCAATTACCAGCTCACCGAGCAATTTAAGCTCAGTGCCAAAGTGGATAACCTGACGGATAAAAGTTATGAAACCTCCCTGTTCTACCCGGGAGCGGAGCGGGGTTACAGCCTGAACCTGGATTATCGTTTTTAA
- a CDS encoding DUF2589 domain-containing protein: MQLNDLVEAIMSSVASAQNEIERQNIQNLSQYFNKDGEPEMVTVRLPSASAHLHAVGDNSPGQSQGGDGYQEIDIPLLTLFQVNPVKIKEMSVNFNISLNAVEEIEQAAAEDDKTNDLLHTSTSKIMKKARKKKFMSTDLFAGSLFGRGKNRNAEVKITFESGEPPEGYLKLNSHLLKLF, encoded by the coding sequence ATGCAATTAAACGACTTAGTAGAAGCCATTATGTCTTCTGTGGCCTCGGCACAAAATGAAATTGAAAGACAAAACATCCAGAACCTCAGCCAGTACTTTAATAAAGACGGCGAGCCGGAAATGGTGACGGTGCGCCTACCCTCGGCCTCAGCCCATTTACATGCGGTAGGCGACAACAGCCCCGGCCAGTCCCAGGGAGGCGACGGCTACCAGGAAATCGATATTCCCCTGTTGACCTTATTCCAGGTCAACCCGGTAAAAATCAAAGAAATGAGTGTTAACTTTAATATCTCCCTCAACGCCGTAGAAGAAATAGAACAAGCGGCGGCAGAAGACGATAAAACCAATGACCTGCTACACACCTCCACAAGTAAAATAATGAAAAAAGCGCGCAAGAAGAAGTTTATGTCGACGGACTTATTCGCCGGCAGCTTATTCGGTCGGGGTAAAAACCGAAACGCGGAAGTGAAGATCACTTTCGAAAGTGGAGAGCCACCGGAAGGTTATTTGAAGCTGAATAGCCATCTGCTCAAGCTCTTC
- a CDS encoding cobalamin-binding protein, which produces MKWYGILIRKASLVITLAAALLTAVSATARPQEGPRENTGLPRIIALAPHIVEMLYDVGAGGQIIGTTDFADYPEQAKDIPSIGNYVRLQLEKVITLQPDLIIAWKSGNPSDDLARLRQLGFEIVYSEPKTFSDIAKELRRFADLSGHSEQGQQVADDFLKQLEKIKESYRDKQSVTAFYELWSRPLTTVAKGSWPQQHLNICGAKNPFEQVSSPYPQVNIEQVLKTQIQLIIQPLSQNQKDREGFNWRDWPTIQAVKENNILTPDADALHRMTRRSLQALDKLCSDIDKVRRSYLSGI; this is translated from the coding sequence ATGAAGTGGTACGGCATTTTGATAAGAAAAGCCTCTCTGGTTATCACCCTGGCAGCCGCTCTGTTGACGGCGGTCTCTGCAACCGCCAGACCGCAGGAAGGCCCCCGGGAGAATACCGGCCTGCCGAGAATCATCGCCCTCGCCCCCCATATAGTGGAAATGCTTTATGATGTCGGCGCCGGCGGGCAGATCATAGGCACCACAGACTTTGCCGACTATCCCGAGCAGGCGAAAGACATCCCCAGCATAGGCAACTATGTGCGCCTGCAGCTGGAAAAAGTCATAACCCTGCAACCGGATCTCATTATCGCCTGGAAAAGCGGCAACCCCAGCGATGACCTGGCCCGGTTAAGGCAGCTGGGCTTTGAAATAGTGTATTCCGAGCCGAAAACCTTCAGCGATATTGCCAAAGAGCTGCGCCGCTTCGCCGATTTATCCGGCCACAGCGAGCAGGGACAACAGGTAGCGGACGACTTCCTCAAGCAGCTTGAAAAGATCAAAGAAAGCTACCGGGACAAACAAAGCGTTACCGCCTTTTACGAATTATGGTCGCGCCCTTTAACCACGGTAGCCAAGGGCAGCTGGCCGCAGCAGCACCTGAATATCTGCGGCGCTAAAAACCCCTTTGAACAGGTCAGCAGCCCCTATCCCCAGGTGAATATCGAACAGGTATTGAAAACCCAAATCCAGCTTATTATCCAGCCGCTGTCTCAAAACCAGAAAGACAGGGAAGGCTTTAACTGGCGCGACTGGCCGACCATACAGGCGGTAAAAGAAAACAATATTCTTACCCCGGACGCCGACGCCCTGCACCGCATGACCCGGCGCAGCCTGCAGGCCCTGGATAAATTGTGCTCGGACATAGACAAGGTGCGCCGCTCCTATCTGTCCGGCATTTAA